In the genome of Mucisphaera calidilacus, one region contains:
- a CDS encoding vWA domain-containing protein, whose translation MTMTLLAPLVAGLAAAVALPTLLLLYFLKLRRQRRDVASTLLWRKAVEDLQVNAPFQRLRGSWLLVLQLLLLLMLLGALARPVINAESIETGRAVILIDHSASMNAEDEGGRTRLDRARELGSDLIDRLEVENEGGRAMVVHYASRARVQQTMTGQKSLLREAVGRVAPTDQPTDLAPALRLVEPLAEQALASGTPMTVYVVTDGGSDQAQAVDRVDLHDAQVVFVSVDPEDAGVPGNLAVTAFSARRDPERPERVALFAEVSNFGDRPASATVRFLVGDQSRRTQVVSLGPAGERGPSVEAMSLSLALPDLALLTVELVPADAGQDRLRADNAARLVLTAARTTKVLLVSESGNALMEHAIRASGVERLVVEPPAYLSTDAALEADVWVFDRVDPPGVPARPSLCFDVVPSVEGLELVRWSEGDPASTRPLDWQRGHPMLRHVAFEDLVIREAGRLVLPQGARVLATSPAGPLMAEVRIGARRHVVAAFDPLRTNWPVMVGFPVFFDNALRYLVLGGEKQGTLAAATGSSWAVPGPGVEASGVLVYDGPERIETPVEGDAAILPPLERVGLYRTASPVEPAYQALAVNLLNPAESDLRPYRDEASVVATSASGRAVAVPREVWSWLAVGALVLLMLEWGLYAWRTRV comes from the coding sequence ATGACGATGACGCTGCTCGCCCCGCTGGTTGCCGGACTCGCTGCCGCCGTCGCTTTGCCGACGCTGCTGCTGTTGTATTTTCTGAAGCTGCGTCGTCAGCGGCGTGACGTGGCCTCGACGCTTCTGTGGCGCAAGGCGGTGGAGGATCTTCAGGTCAACGCGCCGTTCCAGCGTCTGCGGGGTTCGTGGTTGCTGGTGCTGCAGCTGCTGTTGCTGTTGATGCTGCTGGGTGCGCTGGCTCGGCCGGTGATCAACGCGGAGTCGATCGAGACGGGTCGGGCGGTGATTCTGATTGATCACTCGGCGTCGATGAACGCGGAGGACGAGGGTGGTCGGACGCGGCTGGATCGTGCCCGTGAGCTGGGGTCGGACCTGATCGATCGTCTGGAGGTGGAGAACGAGGGCGGGCGTGCGATGGTCGTGCACTACGCGAGTCGGGCGCGGGTCCAGCAGACGATGACGGGTCAGAAGTCGCTGCTGCGTGAGGCGGTTGGGCGTGTTGCGCCGACGGATCAGCCGACGGATCTGGCGCCGGCGCTTCGGCTGGTGGAGCCGCTGGCCGAGCAGGCGTTGGCCAGCGGGACGCCGATGACGGTCTACGTGGTGACGGACGGCGGGTCGGATCAGGCGCAGGCGGTCGATCGGGTTGATCTGCACGATGCGCAGGTGGTGTTCGTGTCGGTCGATCCGGAGGACGCGGGGGTGCCGGGGAACCTTGCGGTGACGGCATTTTCGGCGCGTCGTGATCCTGAGCGGCCTGAGCGTGTGGCGTTGTTCGCGGAGGTGAGCAACTTTGGCGATCGTCCGGCGTCGGCGACGGTGCGTTTCCTGGTGGGTGATCAGTCGCGTCGGACGCAGGTGGTGTCGCTGGGGCCGGCGGGCGAGAGGGGGCCTTCGGTCGAGGCGATGAGTCTGTCGTTGGCGTTGCCGGACCTGGCGTTGCTGACGGTCGAGCTGGTGCCGGCTGACGCGGGGCAGGACCGGCTCAGGGCGGACAACGCGGCGCGTCTGGTTTTGACGGCGGCGCGGACGACGAAGGTGTTGCTGGTGAGTGAGTCGGGCAACGCGTTGATGGAGCACGCGATCAGGGCGTCGGGTGTGGAGCGGTTGGTGGTGGAGCCTCCGGCTTACTTGTCGACCGATGCCGCGTTGGAGGCGGATGTGTGGGTGTTTGATCGCGTGGATCCGCCGGGTGTTCCGGCGCGGCCGAGCTTGTGTTTTGACGTGGTGCCTTCGGTCGAGGGGCTCGAGCTGGTTCGCTGGTCTGAGGGTGATCCGGCGTCGACGCGTCCGCTCGACTGGCAGCGGGGTCACCCGATGCTGCGTCACGTGGCGTTCGAGGATCTGGTGATCCGCGAGGCGGGTCGTCTGGTGCTGCCTCAGGGCGCTCGGGTGCTGGCGACCTCGCCGGCGGGCCCGCTGATGGCGGAGGTTCGGATCGGTGCGCGGCGTCACGTGGTGGCGGCGTTCGATCCGCTGCGGACCAACTGGCCGGTGATGGTTGGTTTCCCGGTTTTCTTCGACAACGCGCTGCGTTATCTCGTGCTGGGCGGCGAGAAGCAGGGGACGCTGGCGGCGGCGACGGGGAGCAGTTGGGCGGTGCCGGGCCCGGGTGTTGAGGCGTCTGGCGTGCTGGTCTATGACGGGCCGGAGCGTATCGAGACGCCTGTTGAGGGTGACGCGGCGATCCTGCCGCCTCTGGAGCGTGTGGGTTTGTATCGCACGGCTTCGCCGGTTGAGCCGGCGTATCAGGCGCTGGCGGTGAACCTGTTGAATCCCGCGGAGAGTGATCTTCGGCCTTACCGCGACGAGGCTTCGGTGGTCGCGACGTCGGCGTCGGGCCGTGCGGTTGCGGTTCCGCGGGAGGTGTGGTCGTGGCTGGCGGTGGGGGCGTTGGTGTTGCTGATGCTGGAGTGGGGTTTGTATGCGTGGCGGACGCGTGTGTGA
- a CDS encoding transcriptional regulator — protein sequence MDESTFQTKLNELMGQISSLPPAEREKLTRLAEQTKERHTRLKKSVGALQESLDYLRLSLKYMVFDLEATRRENSYLRTLLENEGSGDAE from the coding sequence ATGGACGAAAGCACTTTCCAGACGAAGCTCAACGAACTCATGGGCCAGATTTCCTCGCTGCCACCGGCGGAGCGTGAGAAGCTGACCCGTCTTGCTGAGCAGACCAAGGAACGGCACACGCGGCTGAAGAAGAGCGTGGGTGCGTTGCAGGAATCGCTGGACTATCTGCGGCTTTCGCTCAAGTACATGGTGTTTGATCTCGAGGCGACGCGTCGCGAGAACAGCTACCTGCGGACGCTTCTTGAGAATGAGGGTTCAGGCGACGCTGAATAA
- the purD gene encoding phosphoribosylamine--glycine ligase: MPTNVLIIGAGGREHAIGWKLAKSKRCGNLFFAPGNGGTAALGKNLDLAVDKVDTRTVDEIDYFCRKNNVSLIVVGPEDPLAAGLVDKLKRTPGAKERRVFGPIAEAARLEADKAWSKQLMRACSVPTADAKTFTDYEAARAYCEARELPVVVKASGLAKGKGVIVCDDNKEAVKAVETIMKDRAFGEAGDAIVVEERLVGQEVSILALVDGQNIYVLEPAQDHKPIGEGDTGPNTGGMGAYTPTPVIDDATMTLVETEVLVPIVDAMRRSDIDFKGVLYAGLMLTAGGPKVLEFNCRFGDPETQPLMMRMQGDLLDLLEATCDGKLDQVQINWDQRCCTSVVMSSGGYPGKYETGIPITGIEEAETDPDVRVFHAGTRLKGGELQTAGGRVLNVCAMGNTLAQAQAKANEACAKIRFEGAYFRKDIGSRVLNPKQHEDQPVG, encoded by the coding sequence ATGCCCACGAACGTCCTGATCATCGGTGCCGGCGGCCGCGAACACGCCATCGGCTGGAAACTCGCCAAGTCCAAACGCTGCGGCAACCTCTTCTTCGCCCCGGGCAACGGGGGAACCGCCGCACTCGGCAAGAACCTCGACCTCGCCGTCGACAAGGTCGATACCCGCACCGTCGACGAGATCGACTACTTCTGCCGCAAGAACAACGTCTCACTCATCGTCGTCGGACCCGAAGACCCTCTCGCCGCCGGTCTCGTCGACAAGCTCAAGCGAACCCCCGGCGCCAAGGAGCGACGCGTCTTCGGACCCATCGCCGAGGCCGCCCGACTCGAAGCCGACAAGGCCTGGTCCAAGCAGCTCATGCGCGCCTGCTCGGTCCCCACCGCCGACGCCAAGACCTTCACCGACTACGAAGCCGCCCGCGCCTACTGCGAGGCCCGCGAACTGCCCGTCGTCGTCAAGGCCTCAGGACTCGCCAAGGGCAAAGGCGTCATCGTCTGCGACGACAACAAAGAAGCCGTCAAGGCCGTCGAAACCATCATGAAGGACCGCGCCTTCGGCGAGGCAGGCGACGCCATCGTCGTCGAGGAACGACTCGTCGGGCAGGAAGTCTCCATCCTCGCCCTCGTCGACGGACAGAACATCTACGTCCTCGAACCCGCCCAGGACCACAAGCCCATCGGCGAAGGCGACACCGGGCCCAACACCGGCGGGATGGGCGCCTACACCCCCACACCCGTCATCGACGACGCCACCATGACCCTCGTCGAAACCGAAGTCCTCGTCCCCATCGTCGACGCCATGCGACGAAGCGACATCGACTTCAAAGGCGTCCTCTACGCCGGCCTCATGCTCACCGCCGGCGGCCCCAAGGTCCTCGAGTTCAACTGCCGCTTCGGCGACCCCGAAACTCAACCCCTCATGATGCGCATGCAAGGCGACCTGCTCGACCTCCTCGAAGCCACCTGCGACGGAAAACTCGACCAGGTCCAGATCAACTGGGACCAACGCTGCTGCACCAGCGTCGTCATGTCCTCCGGCGGATACCCCGGCAAGTACGAAACCGGCATCCCCATCACAGGCATCGAAGAAGCCGAGACCGACCCCGACGTCCGCGTCTTCCACGCCGGCACACGACTCAAAGGCGGCGAACTCCAGACCGCGGGCGGACGCGTCCTCAACGTCTGCGCCATGGGCAACACCCTCGCCCAAGCCCAGGCCAAAGCCAACGAAGCCTGCGCCAAAATCAGATTCGAAGGCGCCTACTTCCGCAAGGACATCGGCTCACGCGTGCTCAACCCTAAACAGCACGAAGACCAACCCGTCGGCTAG
- a CDS encoding Fur family transcriptional regulator — protein sequence MSRVDDPATRPVRRTQDPRMIEEAKQKIASCGIRCTHQRAIVYATLRESRAHPTAEEIYTTIMTRHPDLGVSMATVYNTLEALCDVGLARKHAGSGKTGSARYDAECKCHPHLRDRESGRIVDLPPDLASELFDALPQNMIERIREQTGFDVQRICFELVGSFKNGNADNHPTDI from the coding sequence ATGTCACGCGTCGATGATCCCGCCACAAGACCCGTCCGACGCACGCAGGACCCCCGCATGATCGAAGAGGCCAAACAGAAAATCGCCTCCTGTGGCATTCGGTGCACCCACCAACGCGCCATCGTCTACGCGACCCTCCGCGAGAGCCGCGCGCACCCCACCGCCGAGGAAATCTACACCACCATCATGACCCGGCACCCCGACCTGGGCGTCAGCATGGCCACGGTCTACAACACCCTCGAAGCCCTCTGCGACGTCGGCCTCGCCCGCAAACACGCCGGCTCCGGGAAAACCGGCTCCGCACGCTACGACGCCGAGTGCAAATGCCACCCCCACCTCCGCGACCGCGAGTCCGGACGCATCGTCGACCTCCCACCCGACCTCGCCAGCGAACTCTTCGACGCCCTGCCCCAGAACATGATCGAAAGAATCCGCGAGCAGACCGGCTTCGACGTTCAGCGGATCTGCTTCGAACTCGTCGGTTCCTTCAAGAACGGCAACGCCGACAACCACCCCACCGACATCTGA
- a CDS encoding methyl-accepting chemotaxis protein, with protein MSPIDRIISRCHPRLLATSLLSLVLFALLTPTAHAAGDASAAYEQWSQKLGASGEFQAPEPTWAEHPEYGLAAANAVELEPLHVADFSITLSATLWVATAIAAVLTLLIAGYLGKIQRSDGSQGWGFTLGTKLSLAMGTMTTLILIISSLAITSLYQIEKNEARLTRANSILENLNKIEIELLNTRIVSQRFLRDNDNTSLEDYTAELGGVQGRLNKIADEVVTDEQTAQIEQIRTALAQYDSAFAQVVRKADERDSTYRQLAATGWRVLDLLAAIKETAEVEDNQRTAMVAAETLNEIAVARISVMKFVDTHDLAWIDRANEHFATAASGLRNLIQTESNATRRSWLVEANDGIGFYVQNLVTYGQHVSQGDDIILGQLDVLGPQILEAGRQMAAESAQTAHHIHDDEEALFASITGWTIAGSVVAIVLAVAIAFLLITSITSVVTRLLATVRAIAAGDLSQPLLEPKGRDELASLGRAADTMTQSLRQLIGEVKESAEAVNVGASQIATASEEISKGLLEQNDQVVQVSASIEQMSASIVEVARKSGDASGAADEAGRMAEQGGEVVHETIGGMNTINETVSDSSKSVTELGKRGAQIGEVITVINDIADQTNLLALNAAIEAARAGEHGRGFAVVADEVRKLADRTTKATEEIGDSIEAIQTETESAVVKMGRGTEQVEVGVTKATSAGESLEKIVTASREVAGMIQSIAAAAEQQSSASEEVSRSVSSIRGIAEESSRGADQAAQAATSLTQKSERLNDLVSKFRLAA; from the coding sequence ATGTCCCCGATCGACCGAATCATCTCGCGTTGCCACCCCCGTCTGCTCGCGACTTCTTTGCTGTCGCTCGTCCTCTTTGCCCTCCTGACACCGACGGCCCACGCGGCAGGCGACGCCTCAGCCGCCTACGAGCAGTGGAGCCAGAAGCTCGGTGCCTCAGGCGAATTCCAGGCCCCGGAACCCACCTGGGCCGAACACCCCGAATACGGACTCGCCGCGGCCAACGCCGTCGAACTCGAACCGCTCCATGTTGCCGACTTCAGCATCACACTCAGCGCCACATTGTGGGTCGCCACCGCCATCGCAGCCGTACTGACCCTCCTCATCGCCGGATACCTCGGCAAGATCCAACGCTCCGACGGCTCCCAGGGCTGGGGTTTCACGCTGGGCACCAAGCTCTCCCTCGCCATGGGCACCATGACCACCCTCATCCTCATCATCAGCAGCCTCGCGATCACCAGCCTCTACCAGATCGAGAAGAACGAGGCGCGACTCACCCGAGCCAACAGCATCCTCGAAAACCTCAACAAGATCGAGATCGAACTGCTCAACACACGCATCGTCAGCCAGCGCTTCCTCCGCGACAACGACAACACCAGCCTGGAAGACTACACCGCCGAACTCGGTGGCGTGCAGGGCCGCCTCAACAAGATCGCCGACGAAGTCGTCACCGACGAGCAGACCGCGCAGATCGAGCAGATCCGCACCGCACTCGCGCAGTACGATTCCGCCTTCGCGCAGGTCGTCCGCAAGGCCGACGAGCGCGACAGCACCTACCGCCAACTCGCCGCCACCGGCTGGCGCGTCCTCGACCTGCTCGCAGCCATCAAGGAGACCGCCGAGGTCGAAGACAATCAGCGCACCGCCATGGTCGCCGCCGAAACCCTCAACGAGATCGCCGTCGCACGCATCTCCGTCATGAAATTCGTCGATACCCACGACCTCGCATGGATTGATCGGGCCAACGAGCACTTCGCCACAGCCGCCTCCGGCCTCAGGAACCTCATCCAGACTGAGTCCAACGCCACGCGTCGATCCTGGCTCGTCGAGGCAAACGACGGCATCGGTTTCTACGTCCAGAACCTGGTCACCTACGGACAACACGTCTCCCAGGGAGACGACATCATCCTCGGCCAGCTCGACGTCCTCGGCCCCCAGATCCTCGAAGCAGGACGCCAGATGGCCGCCGAGTCCGCGCAAACCGCCCACCACATCCATGATGATGAAGAAGCCCTCTTCGCCTCCATCACCGGCTGGACCATCGCCGGCAGCGTCGTCGCCATCGTCCTCGCCGTCGCCATCGCCTTCCTGCTCATCACGAGCATCACCAGCGTCGTCACCCGGCTGCTCGCAACCGTCCGCGCCATCGCCGCAGGCGACCTCAGCCAGCCGCTGCTCGAACCCAAAGGCCGCGACGAACTCGCCTCCCTCGGCCGCGCCGCCGACACCATGACCCAGTCCCTGCGTCAGCTCATCGGCGAGGTCAAGGAATCGGCCGAGGCCGTCAACGTCGGCGCCTCCCAGATCGCCACCGCCTCCGAAGAGATCTCCAAGGGCCTCCTCGAACAGAACGACCAGGTCGTCCAGGTCTCCGCGTCGATCGAGCAGATGTCCGCCTCCATCGTCGAGGTCGCACGCAAGTCAGGCGACGCCTCCGGCGCCGCCGACGAAGCCGGACGCATGGCCGAGCAGGGCGGCGAGGTCGTCCACGAAACCATCGGCGGCATGAACACCATCAACGAAACCGTCTCCGACTCATCCAAGTCGGTCACCGAACTCGGCAAACGCGGCGCACAGATCGGCGAGGTCATCACCGTCATCAACGACATCGCCGACCAGACCAACCTCCTCGCTCTCAACGCCGCCATCGAGGCCGCACGCGCCGGCGAGCACGGACGAGGATTCGCCGTCGTCGCCGACGAGGTCCGCAAACTCGCCGACCGTACCACCAAGGCCACCGAGGAAATCGGCGACTCCATCGAGGCCATCCAGACCGAGACCGAATCCGCCGTCGTCAAGATGGGACGCGGCACCGAACAGGTCGAAGTCGGCGTCACCAAGGCAACCTCGGCCGGCGAAAGCCTCGAAAAGATCGTCACCGCCTCACGCGAGGTCGCCGGCATGATCCAGTCCATCGCCGCCGCCGCCGAGCAGCAGTCCTCCGCCAGCGAAGAGGTCTCGCGGAGCGTCAGCTCCATCCGTGGCATCGCCGAGGAATCCAGCCGCGGCGCCGATCAGGCCGCCCAGGCCGCCACCTCACTCACGCAGAAGTCCGAGCGGCTCAACGACCTCGTCTCCAAATTCAGACTCGCCGCCTGA
- the purM gene encoding phosphoribosylformylglycinamidine cyclo-ligase, which produces MPPRKKTAQTPQSAQKGISYADAGVDIDAGDLAVQRILGHLKRTHTQRVLENEGGFAGLFRLDFNERLFKRNYRDPVLVAATDGVGTKVLLAIQMDKHDTIGQDLVAMSVNDMAVQGAEPLFFLDYMALNKVEPALIERVVSGVAEACRVCGAALLGGETAEMPDLYEPGHYDLAGFAVGVVELKRAVDPVRVNQGDVVLGLGSSGVHSNGYSLVRAILKRKRLKLDRPNHELRDLGVDDLLGHVLLEPTRLYAAPITRLLRGYKVKRPISAMAHITGGGLPGNLNRSLPKNLDAVLDRSCWDVPPVFTALKRWGGVDDEEMLRVFNMGIGYCLVVRPHFADAVAERLRKLGERVYRIGRITRGTGRVRIK; this is translated from the coding sequence ATGCCGCCCAGAAAAAAAACCGCGCAGACCCCCCAATCGGCCCAGAAGGGCATTTCCTACGCTGACGCCGGCGTCGACATTGACGCGGGCGACCTGGCCGTCCAGAGGATTCTGGGCCATCTCAAGCGGACGCACACCCAGCGTGTGCTTGAGAACGAGGGCGGGTTTGCGGGTCTGTTCCGCCTGGATTTCAACGAGCGTCTGTTCAAGCGGAACTACCGTGACCCGGTGCTGGTGGCGGCCACAGATGGTGTGGGGACGAAGGTGCTGCTGGCGATCCAGATGGACAAGCACGACACCATCGGTCAGGACCTGGTGGCGATGAGTGTCAACGACATGGCGGTTCAGGGTGCGGAGCCGCTGTTTTTTCTCGATTACATGGCGTTGAACAAGGTGGAGCCGGCGTTGATCGAGCGTGTGGTCTCGGGGGTTGCCGAGGCGTGCCGGGTGTGCGGTGCGGCGCTGCTGGGGGGCGAGACGGCGGAGATGCCGGACCTGTACGAGCCGGGGCATTACGACCTGGCGGGCTTCGCGGTGGGCGTGGTGGAGTTGAAGCGGGCGGTGGATCCGGTGCGTGTGAATCAGGGGGACGTGGTGCTGGGTCTGGGCAGTTCGGGCGTGCACAGCAACGGATATTCGCTGGTGCGTGCGATTCTCAAGCGGAAGCGTCTGAAGCTCGATCGGCCGAACCACGAGCTGCGTGACCTGGGTGTTGACGATCTGCTGGGGCACGTGTTGCTGGAGCCGACGCGTTTGTATGCGGCTCCGATCACGCGTCTGCTACGTGGCTACAAGGTGAAGCGTCCGATCTCGGCGATGGCGCATATCACCGGTGGCGGGCTGCCGGGCAATCTCAACCGGTCGTTGCCGAAGAATCTGGACGCGGTGCTGGACCGGAGTTGTTGGGACGTGCCGCCTGTGTTCACGGCTTTGAAGCGGTGGGGGGGTGTGGATGATGAGGAGATGCTGCGGGTGTTCAACATGGGGATCGGGTATTGCCTGGTGGTTCGGCCTCACTTCGCGGACGCGGTGGCGGAGCGGCTGAGGAAGCTGGGCGAGCGTGTTTACCGGATCGGGCGGATCACGCGTGGGACGGGCCGGGTGCGGATCAAGTAG
- a CDS encoding ClpP family protease → MIDPQQLPYLPHLAASVGGAYSGAADPARLDPRAAAPYQRYREMTIDELLLENRVIFLVGEINHATATGVIMRLLHLHNTKPGVDINLYINSPGGAVDDTLAMIDTMNHIDSDVATYCIGKAMSGGALTLACGAKGKRYCLPHAKVMIHQPYGGIYGQTTDVQIQAEEILKTKAELNQILADQTGQKIEQIEEDSERDKFFSAKEAAEYGLVDEVLTRPSPSEKPAS, encoded by the coding sequence ATGATCGACCCTCAGCAACTGCCTTACCTTCCCCACCTAGCCGCATCGGTTGGCGGTGCCTATTCGGGCGCCGCGGACCCTGCGCGTCTCGACCCGCGTGCGGCGGCGCCTTATCAGCGTTATCGCGAGATGACGATCGATGAGCTGCTGCTCGAGAACCGCGTGATTTTCCTGGTTGGCGAGATCAACCACGCCACCGCGACGGGTGTGATCATGCGTCTGCTGCACCTGCACAACACCAAGCCGGGGGTGGACATCAATCTGTACATCAACTCGCCTGGTGGTGCGGTGGACGACACGCTGGCGATGATCGACACGATGAACCACATCGATTCGGACGTGGCGACTTACTGCATCGGCAAGGCGATGTCGGGCGGTGCGTTGACGCTGGCCTGCGGCGCGAAGGGCAAGCGTTACTGTCTGCCGCACGCGAAGGTGATGATCCACCAGCCTTATGGCGGGATTTATGGCCAGACGACCGACGTGCAGATCCAGGCCGAGGAAATCCTCAAGACCAAGGCGGAGCTGAACCAGATCCTCGCGGACCAGACGGGTCAGAAGATCGAGCAGATCGAGGAAGACTCGGAGCGCGACAAGTTCTTCTCGGCGAAGGAAGCGGCGGAGTACGGCCTGGTGGACGAGGTGCTGACTCGTCCCTCGCCGTCTGAGAAGCCTGCGAGTTAA
- a CDS encoding diacylglycerol kinase has protein sequence MTGPGRWRRGRLHSFGYAASGLRRLVAGQPNAWVHLFATCVVVALGLLLGLSWGEWAAVVLAIGLVWTAEALNTAVEILGDAVSAEEHPLVGQAKDLGAAAVLIASLTAVVVGLVVFLPKMSGLLELFD, from the coding sequence ATGACGGGACCCGGCCGCTGGCGCCGAGGCAGGCTGCATAGCTTTGGTTATGCGGCTTCGGGTTTGCGCCGGCTGGTGGCGGGGCAGCCGAATGCGTGGGTTCACCTATTCGCGACGTGCGTTGTGGTCGCGTTGGGTTTGCTGCTGGGTCTGTCGTGGGGCGAATGGGCTGCTGTGGTGCTGGCGATCGGCCTGGTCTGGACGGCGGAGGCGTTGAACACGGCGGTGGAGATTCTGGGCGACGCTGTGAGTGCTGAGGAGCACCCGCTGGTGGGTCAGGCGAAGGACCTGGGCGCGGCGGCGGTGCTGATCGCGTCGCTGACGGCGGTGGTGGTCGGGCTGGTCGTTTTTCTTCCGAAGATGTCGGGGTTGCTGGAGTTGTTTGACTAG